The following proteins are encoded in a genomic region of Cygnus olor isolate bCygOlo1 chromosome 11, bCygOlo1.pri.v2, whole genome shotgun sequence:
- the CA12 gene encoding carbonic anhydrase 12 isoform X1, with translation MSAKSFSRVVLTMVLILFLKIQLSVPAPLNGSKWSYIGPDGEKTWPKKYPFCGGVFQSPIDFHRDILQYDSNLSPLEFIGYNVPSTDQFTLTNNGHSVKMYLSPTMHIRNLPFEYTASQLHLHWGNRNKSEGSEHTVSGKHFAAELHIVHYNSEKYPDVTAAMDKADGLAVLAILLEIGPFNPSYEKIFRHFQNVKYKDQMVQVPGFNIQELLPDRPDEYYRYEGSLTTPPCYPSVLWTVFRHPVKISQEQLLALETAMYCTESDDPEPLEMVDNFRNVQEFRERLVFISFREGKLYKCFYAKKLHSALYKSEILMWRSCCLNHYKNMGVSFSCGSLCSLFFPFCIVAWATV, from the exons ggtCAAAATGGTCTTATATTG GTCCTGATGGAGAGAAGACCTGGCCGAAGAAATATCCATTCTGTGGGGGAGTATTTCAATCACCGATAGATTTTCACAGAGATATTCTCCAGTATGATTCTAATCTCTCACCTTTAGAATTCATAGGCTATAATGTGCCCTCCACCGACCAGTTTACACTGACCAATAATGGTCATTCAG TGAAAATGTATCTGTCGCCTACTATGCACATCAGAAACCTCCCTTTTGAATACACTGCATCTCAACTTCACCTACACTGGGGAAACAGAAACAAGTCAGAAGGCTCAGAGCACACAGTCAGTGGGAAGCATTTTGCAGCAGAG CTGCATATTGTACATTATAACTCTGAGAAATATCCAGATGTAACAGCAGCAATGGACAAAGCAGACGGACTGGCAGTTTTGGCCATCCTTCTTGAG ATTGGACCCTTCAACCCATCATATGAAAAGATCTTCAGGCACTTCCAGAACGTGAAATACAAAG ATCAGATGGTCCAAGTCCCTGGTTTCAATATTCAAGAACTGCTTCCTGACAGACCAGATGAGTACTATCGCTATGAAGGATCCCTGACAACTCCTCCTTGCTACCCTAGTGTTCTCTGGACAGTCTTCCGACACCCTGTTAAAATTTCACAAGAGCAG TTGCTGGCACTGGAAACAGCCATGTACTGCACAGAGAGTGACGACCCAGAACCCCTGGAAATGGTCGATAACTTTCGCAATGTTCAGGAGTTTCGTGAAAGactagtttttatttctttccgTGAAGGTAAGCTGTACAAATGCTTCTATGCAAAGAAACTGCACAGTGCCTTGTATAAATCTGAAATATTGATGTGGCGGTCCTGTTGCCTGAACCACTACAAAAATATGGGGGTTTCATTCTCCTGTGGTTCACTttgttcccttttcttccctttctgcattGTTGCATGGGCAACTGTATGA